From Scleropages formosus chromosome 1, fSclFor1.1, whole genome shotgun sequence, a single genomic window includes:
- the LOC108930225 gene encoding transcription factor AP-4 isoform X2 yields MQSINAGFQSLKTLIPHSDGEKLSKAAILQQTAEYIFSLEQEKTRLLQQNNQLKRFIQEFSGSSPKRRRAEDKDEGIGSPDILEDEKVEDLRREMIELRQQLDKERSARMMLEEQIRSLDAHLYPEKLKVIAQQVQEQHAHTQMLLRLQQQQQQEAPRSPQLVGSSTPPAPTSHPTVIVPAPVLPALPHHITVVTMSPTSVINTVSTSRQNLDTIVQAIQHIEGTQEKASRAEEEQRGAIIVTPGRNPPDAVGSDTASDSEVTEDCCLP; encoded by the exons ATGCAGAGCATCAACGCCGGGTTCCAGTCCTTGAAGACTCTCATTCCGCACAGCGACGGAGAGAAGCTCAGCAAG GCCGCCATCCTGCAGCAGACGGCGGAGTACATTTTCTCTCTGGAGCAGGAGAAGACGCGACTGCTGCAGCAGAACAACCAGCTCAAGCGCTTCATCCAG GAGTTCAGCGGCTCGTCGCCCAAACGGAGACGTGCGGAGGACAAGGACGAGGGCATCGGCTCGCCCGACATCCTGGAGGATGAGAAGGTGGAGGACCTGCGCAGGGAGATGATCGAGCTCCGCCAGCAGCTGGACAAGGAGCGCTCGGCTCGCATGatgctggaggagcag ATCCGCTCCCTGGACGCCCACTTGTACCCCGAGAAGCTGAAGGTGATCGCCCAGCAGGTGCAGGAGCAGCACGCCCACACGCAGATGCTCCTtcgcctgcagcagcagcagcagcaggaggcgccACGGAGCCCGCAG CTTGTAggctcctccacccccccagcccccaccagTCACCCCACAGTGATCGTACCTGCCCCCGTGTTGCCGGCACTGCCTCACCACATCACCGTGGTGACCATGAGCCCCACCTCCGTCATCAACACGGTGTCAACATCACGGCAGAACCTGGACACTATAGTGCAG GCCATCCAGCACATCGAGGGCACGCAGGAAAAGGCCAGCAGGGCCGAGGAGGAGCAGCGCGGGGCGATCATCGTCACCCCGGGCCGCAACCCTCCCGACGCGGTCGGCTCCGATACAGCTTCAGATAGCGAAGTAACCGAGGACTGCTGTCTGCCTTGA
- the LOC108930225 gene encoding transcription factor AP-4 isoform X1 — translation MEYFVVPAQKVPSLQPFRKSDKDVIGGLCSLANIPLTPETARDQERRIRREIANSNERRRMQSINAGFQSLKTLIPHSDGEKLSKAAILQQTAEYIFSLEQEKTRLLQQNNQLKRFIQEFSGSSPKRRRAEDKDEGIGSPDILEDEKVEDLRREMIELRQQLDKERSARMMLEEQIRSLDAHLYPEKLKVIAQQVQEQHAHTQMLLRLQQQQQQEAPRSPQLVGSSTPPAPTSHPTVIVPAPVLPALPHHITVVTMSPTSVINTVSTSRQNLDTIVQAIQHIEGTQEKASRAEEEQRGAIIVTPGRNPPDAVGSDTASDSEVTEDCCLP, via the exons ATGGAGTACTTCGTGGTGCCCGCGCAGAAGGTGCCCTCGCTGCAGCCCTTCAGGAAGAGCGACAAGGACGTCATCGGGGGGCTCTGCAG TTTGGCAAACATCCCACTGACCCCGGAGACGGCGCGGGACCAAGAGCGACGCATACGGCGGGAGATCGCCAACAGCAACGAGCGACGGCGCATGCAGAGCATCAACGCCGGGTTCCAGTCCTTGAAGACTCTCATTCCGCACAGCGACGGAGAGAAGCTCAGCAAG GCCGCCATCCTGCAGCAGACGGCGGAGTACATTTTCTCTCTGGAGCAGGAGAAGACGCGACTGCTGCAGCAGAACAACCAGCTCAAGCGCTTCATCCAG GAGTTCAGCGGCTCGTCGCCCAAACGGAGACGTGCGGAGGACAAGGACGAGGGCATCGGCTCGCCCGACATCCTGGAGGATGAGAAGGTGGAGGACCTGCGCAGGGAGATGATCGAGCTCCGCCAGCAGCTGGACAAGGAGCGCTCGGCTCGCATGatgctggaggagcag ATCCGCTCCCTGGACGCCCACTTGTACCCCGAGAAGCTGAAGGTGATCGCCCAGCAGGTGCAGGAGCAGCACGCCCACACGCAGATGCTCCTtcgcctgcagcagcagcagcagcaggaggcgccACGGAGCCCGCAG CTTGTAggctcctccacccccccagcccccaccagTCACCCCACAGTGATCGTACCTGCCCCCGTGTTGCCGGCACTGCCTCACCACATCACCGTGGTGACCATGAGCCCCACCTCCGTCATCAACACGGTGTCAACATCACGGCAGAACCTGGACACTATAGTGCAG GCCATCCAGCACATCGAGGGCACGCAGGAAAAGGCCAGCAGGGCCGAGGAGGAGCAGCGCGGGGCGATCATCGTCACCCCGGGCCGCAACCCTCCCGACGCGGTCGGCTCCGATACAGCTTCAGATAGCGAAGTAACCGAGGACTGCTGTCTGCCTTGA